In Garra rufa chromosome 15, GarRuf1.0, whole genome shotgun sequence, a single genomic region encodes these proteins:
- the kiaa2013 gene encoding uncharacterized protein KIAA2013 homolog, which translates to MFKPSKSIWSKRQIMWLQQRLKGLPGLLSSSWARRVVVGLLLFLIFYWYLSSDGLLKALSMSRESGGAAGVCLQTDLHRWVPLVDRGEGVILTPQTKETIPFVVGNGHFLVDVDSNKLWVASSSQPGSAPVHQTDYGPITRLQVPGTRLEARGMMLWYRKGSVLSTHCVLTASSHDCVVIREEFVAHRSRPNVYLQRIHISNPTDHLVSFDVATESVSFRSTVEKMEEKEFVLSSGRVLTEKKDTVLVVVATKRLSTKIQVPAKSEYSENLVSVIHTSEPTEGGKLDETLGKLREGAKREMVDVLRANVDELMQEHQQAWVDLFISGVEIRKITDAHTPSSRTVNNTLYYILSTSTAPLLDQSLTAEEHERLESSLNYADHCFSGHATMHAENLWPERLTNVAQILQLVNLWNLTFQKRGCKVLVAAGTHGMMQGMVLSFGGLQFTENHLQFQADPDVLHNSYSLRGIHYNKDLINLAVLQDAEGKPFLHVSVKPQEKPVKLYACEAGCMNEPVELTSELRGHTFPVMVTQPITPLLYISTDLTHLQDLRHTMHVKAILAHEDHMAKQYPGLPFLFWFSVASLITLFHLFLFKLIYNEYCGPGAKPLFRSKDDVSV; encoded by the exons ATGTTTAAACCATCAAAAAGCATTTGGAGCAAAAGGCAGATCATGTGGCTTCAGCAGAGATTAAAGGGGCTGCCTGGTTTGCTCTCAAGCAGCTGGGCCCGCCGTGTTGTAGTTGGATTACTGCTCTTCCTCATTTTCTACTGGTACTTGAGCTCAGATGGGCTCCTGAAGGCTCTTAGCATGTCCAGGGAGTCTGGAGGAGCTGCGGGGGTTTGTTTGCAGACTGATCTTCACAGGTGGGTGCCGCTGGTCGACCGAGGGGAGGGAGTGATTCTGACACCTCAGACCAAAGAAACAATACCGTTTGTGGTCGGTAACGGACATTTTTTGGTGGATGTGGACTCTAACAAACTTTGGGTAGCTTCATCTTCACAGCCTGGGTCGGCACCGGTTCACCAAACGGACTACGGGCCGATAACACGGCTCCAGGTGCCAGGAACTCGGTTGGAAGCCCGAGGAATGATGCTGTGGTACAGAAAAGGCTCTGTGCTGTCCACCCACTGCGTCCTGACAGCATCTTCTCACGACTGCGTCGTCATACGAGAGGAATTCGTCGCACATCGCAGTCGACCCAATGTTTATCTCCAGAGGATTCACATATCGAACCCCACGGATCATCTGGTTTCGTTCGACGTGGCCACGGAGTCTGTGTCTTTTAGGAGCACCGTGGAGAAGATGGAGGAGAAGGAGTTTGTGCTCTCCTCAGGTCGGGTGCTCACGGAAAAGAAGGACACCGTGTTGGTGGTCGTGGCCACTAAGAGACTGAGCACCAAGATCCAGGTTCCGGCCAAGTCTGAATACTCAGAAAACCTGGTGAGCGTGATTCACACCTCGGAGCCCACCGAGGGCGGGAAACTGGACGAGACCCTCGGCAAGCTCAGAGAAGGAGCCAAGAGAGAGATGGTGGACGTCCTCCGAGCCAATGTGGACGAGCTGATGCAAGAGCACCAGCAAGCATGGGTGGATCTCTTCATATCTG GTGTGGAAATCAGAAAGATCACAGACGCCCATACGCCATCCAGCCGAACAGTCAACAACACCCTCTACTACATTCTGTCGACCTCCACAGCGCCCCTCCTGGATCAAAGTCTGACAGCAGAAGAGCACGAACGCCTAGAGTCCAGTCTGAATTACGCCGACCACTGCTTCAGCGGCCACGCTACCATGCATGCCGAAAACCTGTGGCCTGAACGCCTGACCAACGTTGCTCAGATCCTGCAGCTGGTGAATCTCTGGAACTTGACCTTCCAGAAAAGAGGTTGCAAGGTCCTCGTGGCGGCAGGCACTCACGGCATGATGCAAGGCATGGTCTTAAGTTTCGGCGGTCTGCAGTTCACCGAAAACCACCTTCAGTTCCAGGCTGACCCGGATGTTCTTCACAACAGCTACTCTTTGAGAGGTATCCATTACAATAAAGATCTCATCAACCTGGCCGTGTTGCAAGACGCCGAGGGCAAACCCTTCCTGCACGTGTCCGTCAAGCCTCAGGAGAAGCCCGTGAAGCTGTACGCCTGCGAGGCCGGCTGCATGAACGAACCCGTGGAGCTGACCTCGGAGCTGCGAGGTCACACGTTTCCTGTGATGGTGACCCAGCCCATCACACCTCTGCTGTACATCTCCACTGATCTCACTCATCTGCAAGATTTGAGACACACGATGCACGTCAAAGCCATCTTGGCTCACGAGGACCACATGGCCAAGCAGTACCCAGGCCTGCCCTTCCTCTTCTGGTTCAGTGTGGCGTCCCTCATCACGCTTTTCCACCTCTTCCTCTTCAAACTCATCTACAATGAGTACTGTGGGCCTGGAGCCAAGCCGCTCTTCAGGAGTAAG GATGATGTTTCTGTCTGA